A single window of Priestia filamentosa DNA harbors:
- the rfbB gene encoding dTDP-glucose 4,6-dehydratase: protein MNILVTGGAGFIGSNFIQYMIETYSAYFIVNYDALTYAGNLDNLKEIHHHEHYTFIKGDINNRELLDTVVKEHEIEVIINFAAESHVDRSITEPDVFIKSNALGTQTLLDIAKENEIKKYVQISTDEVYGSLGKTGYFTEETPLAPNSPYAASKAGADMLVSAYYKTYELNVNITRCSNNYGPYQFPEKLIPLMITNAMEGERLPVYGDGKNVRDWLHVRDHCTAIDLVIHKGVAGEVYNIGGGNEKTNNEIVHFIVEKLGVSRELIHFVEDRLGHDRRYAIDATKVEKELGWKPTYTFEKGMDETIRWYVEHEKWWRKIKKN from the coding sequence ATGAACATTTTAGTCACAGGCGGAGCAGGGTTTATTGGCAGCAATTTTATTCAGTATATGATAGAAACTTATTCAGCGTATTTCATTGTTAATTATGATGCTCTTACATATGCAGGGAATTTAGATAATTTAAAAGAGATTCATCATCACGAGCATTACACGTTTATAAAGGGAGATATCAATAATCGGGAGCTTCTTGATACAGTTGTCAAAGAGCATGAAATTGAGGTTATCATAAATTTCGCAGCGGAATCACACGTTGATCGTAGCATTACAGAGCCAGATGTTTTTATTAAAAGCAATGCCCTAGGAACGCAAACGCTGTTAGACATCGCAAAAGAGAATGAGATTAAAAAGTACGTTCAAATTTCTACAGATGAAGTGTATGGCTCATTAGGAAAAACGGGCTACTTCACAGAAGAAACGCCGCTTGCCCCAAACAGTCCATATGCGGCTAGTAAAGCAGGAGCAGACATGCTTGTCAGTGCTTATTATAAAACATATGAACTGAATGTGAATATTACACGATGCTCCAATAATTATGGTCCTTATCAGTTTCCGGAAAAGCTGATTCCATTAATGATTACAAATGCCATGGAAGGAGAACGGCTACCAGTCTATGGAGATGGAAAGAACGTCCGAGATTGGCTGCATGTTAGAGACCATTGCACGGCAATTGATCTTGTTATCCATAAAGGGGTGGCTGGGGAAGTCTATAATATTGGTGGAGGCAATGAAAAAACGAATAATGAAATTGTTCATTTTATTGTGGAGAAACTAGGTGTTTCAAGAGAACTCATTCATTTTGTAGAAGACAGACTTGGTCATGATCGTCGCTATGCGATTGACGCAACAAAAGTGGAAAAAGAATTGGGGTGGAAACCTACATACACATTTGAAAAAGGAATGGACGAAACAATTCGGTGGTATGTAGAGCATGAAAAGTGGTGGCGAAAGATTAAAAAGAACTAG